In Dehalobacter sp., the following proteins share a genomic window:
- the serA gene encoding phosphoglycerate dehydrogenase, whose product MKILVNNKVAEAGIQLLREEHDVDTYCTLSQEELIKMIPKYHALVIRGDTIVSSEVIEAGRNLKVIGRAGLEVEHIDIQAATKQGIVVLNAPQGNSASSIEYTIGMILALARRIPQAYSSVKRGEWQRQKFLGMELKEKVLGIIGLGRVGMGVAKRAKAFDMKVIAYDPFLSDDKGRELGIELVDMDEILSKADYLTLHIPATVDTRNLLNKDAFSKMKKGIKIINCARGGIIDEEALIWALQEEIVSGAALDAFAEEPLQSDHPLVKMENVVCTPRIASRTQEAENEVALCAARGVLAALRSEPVSTSLNIPPVSRDVMNMIKPYLHLMQKMCVLAVKLTEGRIKNIEVRYNGDISTADTKMLTLAAIKEVLNPILQEEVNIVNAPEVAKERGITVKEIKSKEAQSFVDLISITVKTDLTEHKVAGTLFGKSEQRIVEIDDFRVEIDPSGWFLLISHEDYPGMIGKVGTVLGEHNINITSMQVGKISSMSRNIMIVGIQTEADSEVIGKLKEIKGTENVEEIFFNKYLS is encoded by the coding sequence ATGAAGATTCTGGTGAATAACAAAGTGGCAGAGGCTGGAATTCAACTGCTGCGTGAAGAACATGACGTGGATACCTATTGTACATTATCTCAGGAAGAACTGATCAAAATGATTCCGAAATATCATGCTCTGGTCATCAGAGGCGATACGATTGTCAGCAGTGAAGTCATTGAAGCTGGCAGGAATTTGAAAGTAATCGGAAGGGCCGGTCTGGAAGTTGAGCATATCGATATTCAGGCAGCCACAAAGCAGGGGATTGTTGTCCTGAATGCCCCTCAGGGCAACAGTGCTTCTTCCATTGAATATACCATCGGGATGATCCTGGCTCTGGCCAGAAGGATTCCTCAGGCTTATTCCTCCGTCAAGCGCGGAGAGTGGCAAAGACAGAAGTTCCTGGGAATGGAGCTGAAAGAAAAGGTCTTGGGCATCATCGGCCTGGGGCGGGTCGGCATGGGCGTGGCCAAGCGGGCCAAAGCGTTCGATATGAAAGTGATTGCCTATGACCCGTTTTTAAGTGATGATAAAGGCAGAGAGCTGGGGATCGAGCTGGTGGATATGGATGAGATCTTAAGTAAAGCAGATTACCTGACGCTGCATATTCCGGCGACAGTTGACACGCGCAATCTGCTGAATAAAGATGCGTTTTCTAAAATGAAAAAGGGCATCAAGATTATTAACTGTGCCAGAGGCGGAATCATTGATGAGGAAGCTTTGATCTGGGCACTGCAGGAAGAGATTGTGTCCGGGGCAGCTTTGGATGCGTTTGCTGAAGAACCTCTTCAGTCAGATCATCCGCTGGTGAAGATGGAGAATGTGGTCTGCACTCCCAGGATTGCCTCCCGGACGCAGGAGGCTGAAAATGAGGTTGCACTTTGCGCAGCCCGCGGAGTGCTTGCTGCGCTGAGATCCGAACCGGTCTCAACTTCACTGAATATTCCGCCTGTATCAAGAGATGTCATGAATATGATCAAGCCTTACCTTCACTTGATGCAAAAAATGTGTGTTCTGGCTGTCAAACTGACTGAAGGAAGAATAAAAAATATTGAAGTCCGCTATAATGGAGATATCAGCACTGCGGATACCAAAATGCTGACGCTGGCAGCCATAAAAGAGGTCTTAAATCCAATTCTTCAGGAAGAGGTCAATATTGTCAACGCGCCTGAAGTTGCGAAAGAACGCGGCATAACCGTCAAGGAGATCAAAAGCAAAGAGGCGCAAAGCTTTGTTGATCTGATCAGCATTACCGTTAAAACTGATTTGACTGAGCATAAGGTAGCAGGCACGCTTTTCGGCAAAAGCGAACAGCGGATTGTGGAGATCGACGATTTCAGGGTTGAAATAGATCCTTCGGGGTGGTTCCTGCTTATCTCACATGAGGATTATCCGGGAATGATCGGCAAAGTCGGGACTGTATTAGGTGAGCATAACATCAACATTACCAGTATGCAGGTTGGCAAGATCAGTTCCATGAGCAGAAACATTATGATTGTCGGTATTCAAACCGAAGCCGATTCGGAAGTCATCGGCAAATTGAAAGAGATTAAGGGAACCGAAAATGTTGAAGAGATTTTCTTCAATAAATATCTGTCCTAA
- a CDS encoding NlpC/P60 family protein: protein MQVALPLTESNQPTLVPKQVIGLTALLLAGTAVVPSNPYALQEIASLRTKITAAPAKTVDEGPMRTDNIRIMEEKAGNSSFSCVNVSTLSLIEASKEKAEIQAGIVASVLTWEGTAYKWGGRSRSGVDCSALVQRVFLENGIQLPRTSYEQFREGVGIPKARLQPGDLIFFHTNGAGASHVGIYLGDNKFISAAKHCVQISSMDERYWAEHYRGSRRVIA from the coding sequence ATGCAAGTTGCGCTCCCTTTGACAGAATCCAATCAGCCCACCCTCGTTCCAAAACAGGTGATTGGCCTAACAGCACTTCTACTGGCCGGAACTGCCGTAGTCCCCTCAAATCCTTATGCCCTGCAGGAGATTGCCTCCTTGCGTACGAAGATTACGGCAGCTCCTGCTAAAACGGTTGACGAAGGCCCAATGCGGACCGACAATATTAGAATTATGGAGGAAAAAGCTGGCAATAGCAGCTTTTCTTGTGTAAATGTCAGTACGCTTTCCCTGATAGAAGCAAGCAAAGAAAAAGCAGAGATTCAGGCCGGTATCGTAGCTTCGGTACTAACCTGGGAAGGGACTGCCTATAAATGGGGCGGCCGGTCTAGATCCGGTGTCGACTGTTCAGCGCTGGTTCAAAGAGTATTCCTTGAGAATGGAATTCAACTTCCAAGGACATCGTACGAACAATTCAGAGAGGGGGTTGGCATACCTAAAGCAAGATTACAACCTGGTGATCTGATCTTTTTTCATACCAACGGAGCGGGAGCAAGTCATGTAGGAATCTATCTCGGGGATAACAAGTTTATTTCTGCGGCCAAGCATTGCGTACAGATTTCTTCGATGGATGAGCGTTACTGGGCGGAGCATTACCGGGGCAGCAGAAGAGTGATTGCGTGA
- a CDS encoding alpha/beta-type small acid-soluble spore protein, whose product MNQLKYEVSKELGIMNSGPQEYAQYLDNAKYEVANELGIQLNKGYNGDITSRDAGRIGGQIGGRIGGNMVKKMIEFAESNMVNNGGKL is encoded by the coding sequence TTGAATCAACTAAAATATGAAGTTTCCAAAGAGTTAGGTATCATGAACAGCGGACCGCAGGAATATGCACAGTATCTGGACAACGCCAAATATGAAGTAGCCAATGAGTTGGGCATCCAGTTAAACAAGGGATATAATGGAGACATCACATCAAGGGATGCTGGCCGGATTGGCGGCCAAATTGGCGGTAGAATCGGCGGAAATATGGTTAAAAAGATGATTGAATTTGCTGAAAGTAACATGGTGAACAACGGTGGAAAACTCTAG
- a CDS encoding nitronate monooxygenase, with protein sequence MKLPVLKVGGLIPKYPIIQGGMAIRISTSRLAAAVANAGGIGIIAATALDETELKGEIRKAREKSKGIIGINIMFAATRFKELVCTALEEGIDLIIQGAGFSRDIFRWCAEAKTPLVPIVSTAKLARISESLGAAAVVVEGKEAGGHLGTDQSMRVLVPEIKAAISIPVIAAGGIVDTGDLQEAFSLGANGVQMGIRFAASEEANGAPSLKEAYLRATAEDIVIIQSPVGLPGRAIRNKFTDEILLGKVKSPQTCEGCLKKCTATFCIKEALINAQQGNLDQGLIFSGQYIEKITEILPAGKMIRDLVKEYEEIEEM encoded by the coding sequence TTGAAGTTACCTGTGTTAAAAGTAGGAGGTCTGATCCCGAAGTATCCGATCATCCAGGGCGGAATGGCTATTAGAATTTCCACTTCTCGGCTGGCTGCGGCTGTGGCCAACGCCGGTGGAATAGGAATTATTGCTGCGACGGCTTTGGATGAAACTGAATTAAAAGGCGAAATCAGAAAGGCCAGGGAGAAATCCAAAGGAATCATCGGAATAAATATTATGTTTGCAGCAACGCGTTTCAAGGAGCTTGTCTGTACTGCGCTGGAAGAAGGCATTGACCTGATTATCCAGGGAGCCGGTTTTTCCAGGGACATTTTTCGTTGGTGCGCTGAGGCAAAAACCCCTTTAGTCCCGATTGTATCGACGGCCAAGCTTGCCAGGATTTCTGAAAGCCTGGGAGCGGCAGCGGTCGTAGTAGAAGGGAAAGAAGCCGGAGGACATCTCGGAACAGATCAGTCTATGAGAGTTCTTGTTCCTGAGATCAAGGCGGCTATTTCTATCCCGGTCATTGCAGCAGGAGGTATTGTGGATACCGGAGATTTACAGGAGGCATTTAGCCTTGGTGCTAACGGCGTGCAAATGGGGATCCGCTTTGCTGCCAGTGAAGAGGCGAATGGAGCACCGTCCCTCAAAGAAGCTTATCTGAGAGCAACGGCAGAGGATATTGTCATCATTCAGAGCCCTGTCGGGCTGCCCGGGAGAGCAATCCGAAACAAATTTACAGATGAAATCCTTTTGGGGAAAGTAAAATCCCCACAAACATGTGAGGGCTGTTTAAAAAAATGCACAGCAACTTTTTGCATAAAGGAAGCCTTGATCAATGCCCAACAGGGTAATTTGGATCAGGGACTGATTTTTTCAGGACAATATATTGAAAAAATAACTGAAATCCTACCTGCAGGGAAGATGATCCGTGATTTGGTTAAAGAATATGAGGAAATTGAGGAAATGTGA
- a CDS encoding Ku protein encodes MHTMWKGSISFGLVNIPIKMFAATEEKDIHFRYIHKECSTPLKYQKHCPTCNKEVKEEEIVRGYEYETGHFIVINETDLIALKSEVEEKSIEILDFINLVEIDPIYYDKSYYLAPQDTGGKAYHLLRQSMNDTGKIALAKMTIRNKQTLAALRVYNKVLVLETIFYPDEIRPVSEVPGISEQQGVNEKELNIATQLIANLTAPFEPEKYKDNYREALKELINKKIEGREIEIAPEAPHRNVIDLMEALQASLKETKKPSRSKTETTAS; translated from the coding sequence ATGCATACAATGTGGAAAGGTTCCATAAGCTTTGGTTTGGTTAATATTCCCATAAAAATGTTTGCTGCTACGGAAGAAAAGGATATCCATTTCAGATACATCCATAAGGAGTGCAGTACTCCTCTTAAGTATCAAAAGCATTGTCCGACATGTAACAAAGAAGTAAAAGAAGAAGAAATCGTCCGCGGGTACGAATATGAAACCGGTCATTTTATTGTTATCAATGAGACAGATCTTATCGCCTTAAAATCTGAAGTGGAAGAAAAGTCGATTGAAATCCTTGATTTTATTAATCTTGTGGAAATTGATCCGATTTATTACGACAAATCTTATTACCTGGCTCCGCAGGATACCGGCGGCAAAGCCTATCATCTCCTGCGGCAGTCCATGAATGATACCGGCAAAATTGCCCTGGCTAAAATGACCATCCGCAATAAACAGACGCTGGCTGCTTTAAGGGTTTACAACAAGGTCCTGGTCCTGGAAACCATTTTCTATCCGGATGAAATAAGACCCGTCAGCGAGGTACCGGGGATCAGCGAGCAGCAGGGTGTCAACGAAAAAGAGCTTAATATCGCGACCCAGCTGATTGCCAACTTAACTGCACCATTCGAGCCGGAAAAATATAAGGATAATTACCGGGAAGCACTGAAAGAGCTGATCAATAAAAAGATTGAAGGCAGGGAAATAGAAATTGCACCTGAAGCGCCCCACCGTAATGTCATTGACTTGATGGAAGCCCTTCAGGCCAGTTTAAAAGAGACCAAAAAGCCCTCCAGAAGCAAAACAGAGACGACAGCAAGCTAG